From one Colletotrichum destructivum chromosome 3, complete sequence genomic stretch:
- a CDS encoding Putative ERG2/sigma1 receptor — MASLSRLFTLALWIGLLTPIYMFLEKNLEKFYIFDHEHLHDLSKRAIAAHGNDTRSVVNYIVAELNGIVPKHVNLDEEWVFNNAGGAMGAMYIIHASITEYLIVFGTAIGTEGHSGRHTADDYFNILYGTQLAYVPGAYEPEVYPQGSVHHLHRGDVKQYKMDEGCFALEYARGWIPPMLFFGFADGLSSTLDFPTLWKTTRITGREMIANLLKGKF; from the exons ATGGCGTCCCTGAGCCGGTTGTTTACGCTGGCGCTTTGGATCGGTCTCCTGACGCCCATTTACATGTTCCTCGAGAAGAACTTGGAGAAGTTTTACATCTTCGACCACGAGCACCTGCACGACCTCTCCAAGCGCGCTATCGCCGCCCACGGCAACGACACTCGCTCCGTCGTCAACTACATTGTGGCCGAGCTTAACGGCATCGTCCCTAAGCACGTCAACCTTGACGAGGAATGGGTCTTCAATAACGCCGGCGGTGCCATGGGCGCCATGTACATCATTCACGCCA GCATCACCGAGTACCTCATTGTCTTTGGCACCGCTATCGGAACCGAGGGCCACTCAGGCCGCCACACTGCCGACGACTACTTTAACATTCTCTACGGCACCCAGCTTGCATACGTTCCCGGCGCCTACGAGCCGGAGGTCTACCCCCAGGGCAGCGTCCACCACCTGCACCGCGGCGACGTCAAGCAGTACAAGATGGACGAGGGCTGCTTTGCTCTCGAGTACGCCCGCGGCTGGATCCCGCCCATGCTCTTCTTTggcttcgccgacggcctgtCCAGCACCCTCGACTTCCCCACACTCTGGAAGACGACGCGCATCACCGGCCGCGAGATGATTGCTAACTTGCTCAAGGGCAAGTTCTAA
- a CDS encoding Putative proton-dependent oligopeptide transporter family, PTR2 family proton/oligopeptide symporter: MNGVAQVVEGLETVHLVSHLIWSLTHLPPEAQAYAPQNWLLSLFHTSGGEQRPYIPLETPTTGCSVVRRSNRLEGPATSSRHSISQRENVDTMSAWDTIEQSHPGTQLRDTPYEMKYYEDISLDEKRGIQPRPDAPTDEELQTLRRVSDHIPFKLFTIAFVELCERFSYYGSVIVQPLPPGSTTGAAPNGQPGALGMGQQASTGITTFNQFWQYFMPLFGAWVADKYWGRYKTICISIAIDLVGHFILIAAAVPPVITKPAGNSLAALLVGMITIGFATGGFKPNISPLITEQLDIEHLSVRTLPSGEKVIVDPAITINRVYNWFYLFINVGALVGQISMVYAEKYVGFWLSFTLPTCMLALCPLVMWWGKGRYRAAPPAGSVLGPAIRTFLYAQKGRWSINPVRTWKNMHDGTFWESVKPSHYSDATRPKWMTFDDAWVDELPFSCHFPCLHVADKPPVNNNLVSQAATMKLNGLPNDILSNLDPIALILFIPLCDLVLYPTLRKLKIRFTPIKKIAFGFFTGSAAMVWACVLQYYIYQRSACGSFASGTLPNGEPCPPVDILVWAQTGAYVLIALSEIFASITSLEYAFSKAPRNMRSMVQAVALFMSAISAALGQAFTPLSTDPYLVWNYGIVAVLAAVAGVIFWIQFRDLDREEDAMNELPEGRVGKDVVDEMSRLGVHGKG, encoded by the exons ATGAACGGAGTAGCCCAAGTGGTGGAAGGCCTTGAAACCGTCCATCTGGTTTCTCATCTCATCTGGTCTCTCACACATCTGCCCCCTGAAGCTCAGGCCTACGCCCCCCAAAACTGGTTGCTCTCT CTGTTTCATACATCAGGCGGCGAACAGAGACCATATATACCGTTGGAAACCCCCACGACCGGTTGCTCGGTTGTCCGACGCAGCAACCGCCTCGAGGGACCGGCGACTTCATCCCGTCATTCGATATCGCAGCGCGAGAACGTAGACACGATGTCTGCCTGGGACACGATCGAGCAATCCCACCCGGGCACCCAGCTCAGGGACACGCCTTACGAGATGAAGTACTATGAAGACATCTCtctcgacgagaagagagGAATCCAGCCCCGGCCGGATGCGCCaaccgacgaggagctgcagACCCTCAGACGGGTGTCTGATCACATCCCTTTCAAGCTCTTCAccatcgccttcgtcgagCTGTGCGAGCGCTTCTCCTACTACGGCTCCGTCATTGTT CAGCCGCTGCCCCCCGGCTCAACAACCGGCGCGGCCCCGAATGGCCAGCCCGGCGCCTTGGGGATGGGCCAGCAGGCGTCCACGGGCATCACGACCTTCAACCAGTTCTGGCAGTACTTCATGCCCCTGTTCGGCGCCTGGGTCGCAGACAAATACTGGGGACGCTACAAGACCATCTGCATCTCCATTGCCATCGACCTGGTCGGCCACTTCATCCTAATCGCGGCCGCTGTGCCGCCCGTCATCACGAAGCCTGCAGGCAACTcgctcgccgccctgctcgtCGGTATGATCACCATTGGCTTCGCCACCGGCGGCTTTAAGCCCAACATCAGCCCGCTCATCACGGAGCAGCTCGACATTGAACACCTGAGCGTTCGCACGCTGCCGTCAGGGGAGAAAGTCATCGTTGACCCGGCGATCACGATCAACAGGGTGTACAACTGGTTCTACCTGTTCATCAACGTCGGCGCGCTCGTCGGCCAGATCTCGATGGTGTACGCCGAGAAGTATGTGGGCTTCTGGCTTAGCTTCACGCTGCCGACCTGCATGCTGGCGCTTTGCCCGTTGGTCATGTGGTGGGGGAAGGGCAGGTACCGCGCGGCACCCCCCGCGGGCTCGGTCTTGGGTCCCGCAATCAGGACTTTTCTCTACGCGCAGAAGGGCAGGTGGTCGATCAACCCTGTCAGGACGTGGAAGAACATGCATGACGGGACCTTTTGGGAATCGGTGAAGCCATCCCACTACTCGGACGCGACGCGGCCGAAGTGGATGACCTTTGATGACGCCTGGGTCGACGAGCT CCCTTTCTCCTGTCATTTCCCTTGCCTGCACGTCGCTGACAAGCCCCCGGTGAACAACAACCTCGTCTcgcaggcggcgacgatgaagctCAACGGCCTCCCCAACGACATCCTGTCCAACCTGGACCCGATCGCGCTGATCCTCTTCATCCCGCTCTGCGACCTGGTCCTCTACCCGACGCTTCGCAAGCTCAAGATCCGCTTCACGCCCATCAAGAAGATCGCcttcggcttcttcacgGGTTCCGCCGCCATGGTCTGGGCGTGCGTGCTGCAGTACTACATCTACCAGCGGTCGGCGTGCGGCAGCTTTGCCTCGGGGACGCTGCCTAACGGCGAACCGTGCCCGCCGGTCGACATCCTCGTGTGGGCGCAGACGGGCGCCTACGTCCTCATCGCGCTGTCCGAGATCTTTGCGAGCATCACGAGCCTCGAGTACGCCTTCAGCAAGGCGCCGAGGAACATGCGGTCCATGGTGCAGGCCGTCGCGCTCTTCATGTCagccatctcggcggcgctgggCCAGGCCTTCACGCCCCTGAGCACCGATCCGTACCTGGTTTGGAACtacggcatcgtcgccgtcctggccgccgtGGCGGGCGTAATCTTCTGGATCCAGTTCAGGGACTTGGACAGGGAGGAGGACGCGATGAACGAGCTGCCTGAGGGCCGCGTCGGgaaggacgtcgtcgacgaaaTGTCGCGTTTAGGTGTCCATGGTAAGGGGTGA
- a CDS encoding Putative oxoglutarate/iron-dependent dioxygenase, non-hem dioxygenase domain-containing protein, with translation MAPKANIPIIDIASPDVDRANVARQLVDAAAEHGFIYIRSTGKYVALGDIDTAFSLSKKLFKSPVEEKAACTIQKNNRGWSGMHSETLDPKNQKVGDYKEAFNFGEFRDGKAQQPLPQTIQPDEPFVNSFSDQCHALCLELLELLGIGLEVDPPTFFSSAHLRSRGESGTILRMLYYPPTSSTTASPDDIRAGAHSDYGSLTLLFRLRGQAGLEILTRDNAWAPVPVTPPGTESDVSPPILVNIGDLLSYWTNGLFRSTVHRVVFGGEVAEGETDTGPRYSMAFFCHPVGSVELDPVPSERVKGFVAPEGTPNANPYAERKVLTADEHLFMRLRESYKGLYKDETKA, from the exons ATGGCTCCCAAGGCCAATATTCCCATCATCGATATTGCCTCCCCTGACGTCGACAGGGCAAACGTCGCGCGacagctcgtcgacgccgctgctGAGCACGGCTTCATCTATATCCGCAGCACTGGCAAGTATGTTGCGCTCGGCGATATCGACACGGCCTTCAGCCTG TCCAAGAAGCTCTTCAAGTCTCCCGTagaggagaaggccgcctGCACGATCCAGAAGAACAACCGCGGCTGGTCGGGCATGCACTCTGAAACTCTGGACCCCAAGAACCAGAAG GTCGGCGATTACAAGGA GGCCTTCAACTTTGGAGAGTTCAGAGACGGCAAGGCCCAGCAGCCGCTCCCCCAAACCATCCAACCAGATGAGCCATTTGTCAACTCCTTCAGTGACCAATGCCACGCCCTCTGCCTagagctcctcgagctcctcggcatcggcctcgAA GTCGACCCTCCcaccttcttctcctccgcccACCTCCGCTCCCGAGGCGAATCCGGCACCATCTTACGCATGCTCTACTACCCGCCGACCTCTTCTACCACCGCCTCCCCGGACGACATCCGCGCCGGTGCCCACTCCGACTACGGCTCGTTGACCCTGCTCTTCCGCCTCCGCGGCCAGGCTGGCCTCGAGATCCTCACCCGCGACAACGCATGGGCGCCCGTTCCTGTCACCCCGCCCGGCACGGAATCCGACGTTTCCCCGCCCATCCTCGTCAACATCGGGGACCTGCTGAGCTACTGGACCAACGGACTGTTCCGGAGCACCGTCCACcgcgtcgtcttcggggGAGAAGTTGCTGAGGGCGAGACGGACACAGGGCCGCGGTACAGcatggccttcttctgcCACCCCGTCGGGTCCGTGGAGTTGGACCCTGTGCCGAGCGAGAGGGTCAAGGGGTTTGTCGCGCCAGAAGGGACGCCGAATGCGAATCCGTACGCGGAGAGGAAGGTGTTGACCGCGGATGAGCATTTGTTCATGAGGCTGAGGGAGAGCTACAAGGGTTTGTACAAGGATGAGACCAAGGCGTGA
- a CDS encoding Putative pseudouridine synthase II, pseudouridine synthase, catalytic domain superfamily — protein sequence MQRRANRSAKTKAVPHHISSSHTPPALDPLLPSSFPKSFEIERMRAVSNLWKMAKDTVVEGVFAINKPYGMSSAQVIRDCQTQMNPSGLFKPLIERDIAAKLSESKQEWSRRRAVKKGSQVKMGHGGTLDPLATGVLILGVGSGTKSLSSFLDCNKTYETVVLFGASTDTYDRVGRILSRRQYDEITKEKVEKALDDFRGKFQQIPPLYSALKMEGKPLYEYAREGKAIPREIAGRDVEVTELEMVEWYEPGTHNYRWPTEEAEAAEKNLAEQVWRVEKQQGTGRKLTPDEEKEEEKALSEHETVKKKFEERQDGLIRDKPAKKQRPPKNPALMSGALGQLPAGKGSNLIPPPPSADEPFPWTDKGPPAARIRMKVTSGFYVRSFCHDLGAKVDSAGIMAELERSQQGDFKVGTDSCMEYGDLLKGEEVWGPKVTRMLNAWTEKYPNGAPQVPQKRQNNQEQQNRSRKQDRKRKWEENKKSDQNPKKRRNSSSGDEAPASKVAKTEVAKGESPRRESPKGSPKASLVKSSPKTSPKGSLKSFPKGSPKVKAADTKKKLRPEEIEWEGIQD from the exons ATGCAGCGACGCGCAAATCGAAGCGCAAAAACGAAGGCCGTACCACACCACATCTCTTCTTCCCACACCCCACCTGCCCTCGATCCTctccttccctcttcttttcctaAATCTTTCGAGATCGAGCGGATGCGAGCTGTGTCTAATCTCTGGAAGATGGCGAAAGACACCGTAGTTGAAGGCGTCTTCG CCATCAACAAGCCGTACGGCATGAGCTCCGCGCAGGTGATTCGCGATTGCCAGACGCAAATGAACCCCTCGGGTCTGTTCAAGCCATTGATTGAGAGggacatcgccgccaagcTGTCCGAATCCAAGCAAGAATggagtcgtcgtcgggccgTCAAGAAAGGCTCACAGGTGAAGATGGGTCACGGAGGGACCCTCGACCCATTGGCGACTGGCGTTCTCATCTTGGGTGTCGGATCGGGAACCAAGTCGCTCAGCTCATTCCTCGATTGCAACAAGACCTACGAGACGGTAGTCCTCTTCGGCGCAAGCACAGACACATACGACCGCGTCGGCAGAATATTAAGCAGGCGACAGTATGACGAGATCACAAAGGAGAAGGTCGAAAAGGCATTGGACGACTTCCGGGGCAAATTCCAGCAAATCCCACCTCTGTACTCGGCGCTCAAAATGGAAGGCAAGCCTCTGTACGAGTACGCCCGCGAAGGCAAGGCAATCCCGAGAGAAATTGCAGGACGAGACGTCGAGGTTACTGAGCTCGAGATGGTCGAGTGGTATGAGCCCGGCACGCACAACTACAGATGGCCCACCGAAGAGGcagaggccgccgagaagaacctcgccgagcaggTCTGGCGCGTAGAGAAGCAGCAGGGGACCGGCCGCAAACTGACTCCcgacgaggaaaaggaggaagagaaggccCTGTCCGAGCACGAGACtgtgaagaagaagtttgAAGAGCGCCAGGACGGTCTCATCCGCGACAAGCCCGCCAAGAAGCAGAGGCCGCCAAAGAACCCGGCCCTCATGTCCGGCGCCCTGGGACAGCTCCCGGCCGGCAAGGGGTCGAACCTTattcctcctcccccgtcCGCCGACGAGCCTTTCCCTTGGACCGACAAGGGGCCGCCCGCTGCCCGAATTCGCATGAAGGTCACATCCGGCTTCTACGTGCGCAGTTTCTGCCACGATCTGGGCGCCAAGGTCGACTCGGCGGGCATAatggcggagctggagcgTTCGCAGCAGGGCGACTTCAAGGTCGGCACCGACAGCTGTATGGAATACGGAGACCTCCTCAAGGGAGAGGAGGTGTGGGGTCCTAAGGTGACGAGAATGCTGAACGCTTGGACTGAGAAGTACCCCAACGGAGCGCCCCAGGTGCCACAGAAGCGGCAGAACAACCAGGAGCAGCAGAACCGCAGCCGCAAGCAGGACAGGAAGCGCAAGTGGGAGGAGAATAAGAAGTCCGACCAGAACCCTAAGAAGAGAAGGAACTCTAGCTCGGGAGACGAGGCGCCCGCCTCTAAGGTGGCAAAGACGGAGGTGGCCAAGGGGGAGTCACCCAGGAGGGAGTCGCCCAAGGGGTCCCCCAAGGCATCATTGGTGAAGTCTTCACCCAAGACATCGCCCAAAGGTTCGCTCAAGTCTTTCCCAAAGGGTTCCCCCAAGGTGAAGGCAGCTGACACGAAGAAGAAACTGAGGCCTGAAGAAATCGAGTGGGAGGGCATCCAGGACTAA
- a CDS encoding Putative post-transcriptional regulator MKT1, PIN-like domain superfamily gives MPCLVEDAWINGQAASHDVSELEDCAIAIDATYYLQLFLDTPPFHEPLLPALGGMTGIEHHLRADIDQWKAHKIVPFFIFDGQSVTGQEEVAVQRGKAANQKTDTAWNLYFNSEAQQAVDSFGANSGAYRIQNLYPLLKSILKDNDLHFLVPPYNASAQLAYFDMIDSDQCAAVMGSQELLLYPIKDTLIRTIDWEAKTVTSLSKKNLLRSLNISEGMLGDALLMTGTSFLPPFPPLQDTSLNPRQPFTINDAVNLLRASEKSVQSACSSYGDILKKQDANWLDKYRQAKMAVNHFIYIAEDGEIKVNDFDHITRDNHEYLGLQLPGELFHYLNTGLIGSRVLDYITHSRIVVTPTLDGVASEQYKKLVTSQIVPLKEQSIALLIPRLHRGLQHNAITMKVWFDDSFSYQINKSLQPSPSQRAATWDVKESSFKTVADDVADPPGSIAFEILALLFPDFVKGTFPKDKKRIGGIDSIENITAVAIWRFLHLRGYVDDSHTLTNWGNAVASAIWAMKDSLKELQIPEGLNIFEAILSAFELIRHDVLNARHRHEELNGAPMTGSDEDKASILLISRCASLLKLRHESNGYTGPLNKNLLLFRSLSTAVREADRDLVEAIVASMFLYAQSKRDRTDYLQISQALPFLHNPDIALGIAVKTLMDELPASESVEKRQARINDFPGKFFPYATNFKDDVQLAFAFFEAIHKGVQTLNKEVSAADKAVWSTASNYLDQRRF, from the exons ATGCCTT GCCTTGTGGAGGACGCTTGGATCAATGGCCAGGCAGC GAGTCATGATGTctccgagctcgaggactgCGCGATCGCTATTGATGCGACATACTACCTCCAACTCTTTCTCGAcaccccccctttccacGAACCGCTTCTGCCCGCCCTCGGTGGCATGACTGGCATCGAACACCATCTACGAGCTGATATTGACCAATGGAAGGCCCACAAGATCGttcccttcttcatcttcgaCGGCCAGTCTGTAACTGGCCAGGAGGAGGTTGCTGTCCAGCGCGGAAAGGCTGCCAACCAGAAGACGGATACGGCCTGGAATCTGTACTTTAACAGCGAGGCGCAGCAGGCTGTCGATTCTTTTGGCGCCAACAGTG GCGCCTACCGCATCCAAAATCTCTACCCCTTGCTGAAGTCGATTCTGAAGGATAACGATCTTCACTTCCTTGTCCCTCCTTACAACGCCTCCGCTCAG CTTGCCTACTTCGACATGATCGACTCGGACCAATGTGCTGCCGTCATGGGCTCACAAGAGCTGCTCCTGTACCCAATCAAGGACACACTGATTCGCACAATAGATTGGGAAGCAAAGACTGTGACGTCGCTTTCCAAGAAGAACCTCCTTCGGTCGCTGAACATCAGCGAAGGCAtgctcggcgacgcccttCTAATGACCGGGACTTCGTTTCTGCCACCCTTTCCCCCACTCCAGGACACGTCACTCAACCCTCGCCAGCCGTTCACAATCAACGACGCCGTGAATCTGCTCAGAGCATCAGAAAAGTCTGTTCAATCGGCCTGCAGCTCCTACGGTGACATTCTCAAGAAACAGGACGCCAATTGGTTGGACAAGTACAGGCAAGCCAAGATGGCGGTCAACCACTTCATCtacatcgccgaggacggcgagatCAAAGTCAACGATTTCGACCATATCACAAGAGACAATCACGAGTATCTCGGTCTTCAGCTACCTGGAGAACTGTTCCACTACCTCAACACTGGTCTGATCGGCTCCCGCGTTCTTGATTATATAACACATAGTCGAATCGTCGTGACGCCGACCCTGGACGGTGTCGCATCAGAGCAGTACAAGAAGCTGGTTACCAGCCAGATTGTCCCTCTCAAAGAGCAGAGcatcgccctcctcatccctCGACTCCACCGCGGTCTACAGCATAACGCCATCACCATGAAAGTGTGGTTTGACGACAGCTTCTCTTACCAGATTAACAAGTCTCTCCAGCCATCTCCGTCTCAGCGCGCCGCCACCTGGGACGTGAAGGAAAGCTCCTTCAAGACTGTCGCCGATGATGTTGCGGACCCCCCTGGCTCTATCGCCTTTGAGATTCTGGCTTTACTGTTTCCCGACTTCGTCAAGGGCACCTTCCCCAAGGATAAGAAGCGTATCGGTGGTATTGATTCCATTGAAAACATCACCGCAGTGGCTATTTGGAGATTCCTTCATCTCCGTGGCTATGTGGACGATTCGCACACCCTCACCAACTGGGGCAACGCCGTTGCCAGCGCAATCTGGGCGATGAAGGACTCCCTCAAGGAGCTGCAAATCCCCGAGGGCCTCAACATTTTCGAGGCTATCTTGTCTGCGTTCGAgctcatcagacacgacgTGCTAAATGCGCGCCATCGACACGAGGAGCTCAACGGTGCCCCAATGACTGGCAGTGACGAGGACAAGGCGAGTATCCTTCTCATTAGTCGATGTGCCTCGCTTTTGAAGCTTCGTCATGAATCCAACGGATATACCGGCCCGCTCAACAAGAACCTGCTGCTGTTCCGGTCACTTTCCACTGCTGTCCGCGAGGCGGACCGTGATCTTGTTGAGGCCATCGTGGCGTCTATGTTCTTGTACGCTCAGTCCAAGAGAGATCGAACCGATTATCTACAAATCAGTCAGGC ATTGCCGTTCCTTCACAACCCTGACATCGCTCTGGGTATCGCGGTAAAAACACTCATGGATGAGCTTCCTGCCAGCGAGAGCGTGGAGAAGCGTCAGGCCAGAATCAATGACTTTCCTGGGAAATTTTTCCCTTATGCTACCAACTTCAAGGACGATGTGCAATTGGCgttcgccttcttcgaggcCATCCACAAGGGTGTGCAGACGCTCAACAAGGaggtctcggcggccgacAAGGCTGTTTGGTCAACAGCAAGCAATTATCTGGACCAGAGACGATTCTAG
- a CDS encoding Putative GDP/GTP exchange factor Sec2, guanine nucleotide exchange factor RAB3IL/RAB3IP/Sec2, translating into MSATMTMTAAAVPPPPPPPPTLSLSTDRSEQHSCPSCGVVLEPPPALLEAQSRIADLEAQVRLLNQKAAAAVDRWADYEDELTRLRIAASQTSTSPAAAAAPALAPTPSPTRTSFLSGGANRLSQLLSPRGMKSTPNLRAPSPPPPGTPASTEDLREALSREQNLRLAAESRLSTTSQEVEELSVSLFEQANEMVATERRARARLEERVETLEKRDQDKRRRLERLEGAVGRIERVRSLLGEMNAKDAGVREAAEQKRASQP; encoded by the coding sequence ATGAGCGCAACCATGACAatgaccgccgccgccgtgcccccaccgccgccgccgccgccgaccctctcgctctcgacGGACCGCTCCGAGCAGCACTCCTGCCCTAGCTGCGGCGTCGTCCTTGAACCCCCGCCCGCTCTCCTCGAGGCACAGTCCCGCATCGCCGATCTCGAGGCCCAGGTCCGTCTACTGAACCaaaaggccgccgccgccgtcgaccgctGGGCCGACTACGAGGATGAGCTCACGCGCCTgcgcatcgccgcctcccagaCCTCCACatcccccgccgccgccgccgcccccgcgcTGGCCCCGACCCCATCGCCCACCCGCACGAGCTTCCTctccggcggcgccaacagACTATCTCAGCTCCTCAGCCCGCGCGGCATGAAGTCCACACCAAACTTGCGcgccccgtcgccgccacccccCGGCaccccggcctcgaccgaGGACCTGCGCGAGGCGCTCAGCAGGGAGCAGAATCTCCGGCTGGCGGCCGAGAGCCGCCTCAGCACGACGAGCCAGGAGGTTGAGGAGTTGAGCGTGAGCCTGTTCGAACAGGCCAACGAGATGGTCGCAACGGAGcgtcgcgcgcgcgcgaggcTTGAGGAGCGGGTCGAGACCTTAGAGAAGCGCGACCAGGACAAGCGCCGACGCCTCGAGaggctcgagggcgccgtggGGCGCATCGAGAGGGTGAGGTCGCTTTTGGGGGAGATGAACGCGAAAGACGCCGGGGTGAGGGAGGCAGCGGAGCAGAAGAGGGCGTCGCAGCCGTGA
- a CDS encoding Putative nucleic acid-binding, exosome complex component CSL4, RNA-binding domain, S1: protein MATDEIPQTAVPGKILGPTTRFAAGPGTHVYNGNVVASLLGDVTVKPSAKAQAGLTKRLNRITQLSADELATISVARTGASKKREVLPDVGNVVLCRVVRLMPKQAIVTIQQVGDTALQTEWQGVIRSQDVRATEKDKVKIYESFKPGDVVRAQVISLGDQANYYLSTAANELGVIMATSEAGNDMVPVSWKEYKDPETGVGEPRKVAKPN, encoded by the exons ATGGCCACTGATGAGATTCCCCAGACGGCCGTGCCGGGCAAGATCCTTGGCCCGACGACGCGgttcgccgccggcccggGCACACACGTCTACAACGGCAACGTCGTGGCCTCGCTGTTGGGCGACGTGACGGTGAAGCCCTCAGCCAAGGCACAGGCGGGTCTCACGAAGCGTCTCAACCGCATCACGCAGCTGTCGGCCGACGAGTTGGCGACCATCTCGGTGGCGCGCACGGGGGCCAGCAAGAAGCGCGAGGTGCTCCCGGACGTCGGCAACGTCGTGCTGTGCCGCGTCGTGCGGTTGATGCCCAAGCAGGCCATTGTGACGAtccagcaggtcggcgaCACGGCGCTGCAGACGGAGTGGCAGGGCGTCATCCGCTCGCAAGACGTGAGGGCGACAgagaaggacaaggtcaAGATCTATGAGAGTTTCAAGCCTGGAGATGTCGTGCGGGCGCAGGTG ATCTCTCTGGGTGATCAGGCGAATTATTACCTCTCGACCGCGGCCAATGAGCTGGgcgtcatcatggccaccaGCGAGGCTGGCAACGACATGGTGCCGGTGAGCTGGAAGGAGTACAAGGACCCAGAGACGGGCGTCGGAGAGCCGCGCAAGGTGGCCAAGCCGAACTGA
- a CDS encoding Putative NmrA-like domain, NAD(P)-binding domain superfamily: MVTLMPSQLNGIGIPIRPAKQQQQQQQDPSNHHYHGDSAVYSTTRTHKHSRSSYSESSPLASSRNNSLTFRPFKRPMPTPNKTIAVINASGRQAASFIRVATAVGYHVRAQLRNLEGVVATEVNSNPNATVLVGELYTRHKPTPDNRDVTTNGPISGVGVNHDLIKELFRGTQLAFINTTFYGDELEIGKALADAAKRAGVQHYVYSSMPDHAAYNADWPSLPLWAAKHQVEEYVRSIDLPSTFVYTGIYNNNFTSLPYPLFCMELQRDGSFRWQAPFHEDVKLPWLDAEHDVGPAILQIFKDGVAKWRTKRIALAWEMLTPREACEVFARGVGRPVKYVRGPIDLKVKIPNGYRQQLEALEKLFSLGHQDPKKQPPYFGDVELEDNCLSQSMALWEGPRGLEEYAQEVFPLEEQANGLTWMLEEEEDVPEEEAVPAARQRDQQVEQAEEEEEEEEYSDDEDGLVMRGLKRDEEEWLA, from the coding sequence ATGGTCACCCTGATGCCTTCCCAACTCAACGGGATTGGGATCCCTATCCGGCCCGCcaaacagcagcagcagcagcagcaggatcCCTCAAATCACCACTATCACGGTGACTCGGCCGTGTACAGCACCACCAGGACGCACAAGCACTCCCGCTCCTCCTACTCCGAGTCGTCAcccttggcctcgtcaagAAACAACTCCCTGACGTTCCGCCCTTTCAAGCGCCCGATGCCCACCCCTAACAAGACgatcgccgtcatcaacgcCAGCGGTCGCCAGGCTGCCTCTTTCATCAGGGTTGCCACCGCCGTAGGCTACCATGTCCGCGCCCAGCTGCGGaacctcgagggcgtcgtggCAACAGAGGTCAACTCAAATCCCAACGCCACCGTTCTCGTCGGTGAGCTGTACACGAGACACAAGCCCACCCCGGACAACAGGGACGTGACCACTAACGGCCCCATCTCCGGTGTTGGTGTAAATCACGACCTGATCAAGGAGCTCTTCCGTGGCACCCAGCTGGccttcatcaacaccaccttctacggcgacgagctggaaATCGGAAAGGCGcttgccgatgccgccaaaCGGGCTGGTGTTCAGCACTACGTCTACTCCTCCATGCCGGATCACGCAGCCTACAACGCGGACTGGCCGTCGCTGCCCCTCTGGGCTGCCAAGCACCAGGTAGAGGAGTATGTGCGCTCCATCGATCTGCCTTCGACGTTCGTCTACACAGGCAtctacaacaacaactttACGTCGTTGCCGTACCCGCTCTTCTGCATGGAGCTTCAGCGCGACGGGTCCTTCCGGTGGCAAGCCCCTTTCCACGAGGATGTGAAACTGCCATGGCTCGATGCCGAGCACGATGTCGGCCCTGCCATTCTGCAAATCTTCAAGGACGGCGTGGCCAAGTGGCGTACGAAGCGCATTGCGCTGGCGTGGGAGATGCTGACTCCACGCGAAGCTTGCGAGGTCTTCGCCCGAGGCGTTGGGCGCCCTGTCAAGTACGTTCGAGGTCCGATCGACCTGAAGGTCAAGATCCCCAATGGGTACCGCCAGCAACTCGAGGCACTGGAGAAGCTGTTCTCGCTTGGCCACCAGGACCCCAAGAAGCAGCCTCCGTACtttggcgacgtcgagctggAGGACAACTGTCTCTCCCAGTCCATGGCGCTGTGGGAAGGTCCGCGGGGTCTCGAGGAGTACGCGCAAGAAGTCTTTCCCCTTGAGGAACAGGCCAATGGCTTGACATGGATgttggaggaagaggaagatgtgcccgaggaggaggccgtgcCGGCCGCCCGTCAGAGAGATCAACAGGTGGAGCaggcagaagaggaagaggaggaagaggaatactcggacgacgaggatggttTGGTCATGAGAGGCCTCAAgagagacgaggaggaatgGCTCGCATAA